The following are from one region of the Pseudodesulfovibrio piezophilus C1TLV30 genome:
- a CDS encoding polynucleotide adenylyltransferase/metal dependent phosphohydrolase, with translation MNIYLAGGAVRDLLLGNSITDRDYLVTEITQEEFKRRFPLAKRVGKSFPVFLINGCEFSFLRAPTLDKDLKNRDLTVNALILDENGTLLCHPKALEDLHTLTLRPASSHAFQEDPLRIFRAARFWAKFPDFSPHQELLDSMHSVARKGLLNTLAPDRIGQETLKALSSARPGNYLRLLALGGCLSPWFTEFDGGLSIPAGPSKYHNSNVIEHTAEVMDRMAGESKQVWMGFCHDLGKTSTPKELLPSHYGHDKRGIKRAVDIASRIRLSNSFSQAGSQAARWHMLVARYDELRPTTKVDLLVDLHISKCLQGVLTLVVADQSLNFTERALRDLELILSVSLPPNMHNKGPASGKLLRELRASELRRYS, from the coding sequence ATGAATATTTATCTCGCTGGCGGAGCTGTGCGCGATCTCTTGTTGGGAAATTCCATTACTGACCGCGACTATCTTGTAACCGAAATAACTCAGGAAGAGTTTAAGAGAAGATTCCCGCTGGCTAAAAGAGTTGGCAAGTCTTTTCCTGTTTTTCTTATCAATGGATGCGAATTTTCATTTCTAAGAGCTCCCACTCTGGATAAAGATTTAAAGAACAGAGACTTAACTGTCAATGCTCTCATCTTGGATGAAAATGGTACTCTTCTCTGTCATCCCAAAGCACTTGAAGATCTGCATACTTTGACATTGAGACCCGCATCTTCTCATGCTTTTCAGGAAGACCCTCTTAGAATATTCCGAGCAGCACGCTTCTGGGCCAAATTTCCTGATTTTTCACCACACCAAGAGTTACTGGACAGTATGCACTCTGTCGCCAGGAAAGGCTTACTAAACACTCTTGCCCCTGATCGTATAGGCCAAGAAACTCTCAAGGCCCTCTCTTCGGCAAGGCCAGGCAACTACTTGCGCCTTCTGGCCCTTGGAGGATGCCTTTCACCATGGTTTACAGAGTTTGACGGCGGATTATCCATACCTGCTGGCCCCTCCAAATACCACAATTCCAATGTAATAGAACACACCGCAGAGGTAATGGATCGCATGGCTGGCGAAAGCAAACAAGTTTGGATGGGATTTTGTCATGATCTTGGAAAAACCTCCACACCCAAAGAACTCCTCCCCTCTCACTATGGTCATGATAAAAGAGGAATAAAAAGAGCGGTGGACATCGCATCGCGAATACGTCTGTCTAACAGTTTTTCCCAAGCTGGTTCTCAAGCAGCACGGTGGCATATGCTTGTAGCCCGTTATGATGAATTACGCCCGACAACAAAGGTAGACTTACTCGTTGACCTTCATATTTCCAAATGCCTTCAAGGAGTACTCACACTCGTTGTTGCTGATCAATCTCTCAATTTCACAGAACGTGCGTTGCGAGACTTAGAGTTAATTTTATCAGTTTCGTTGCCACCTAATATGCACAATAAAGGACCGGCCTCTGGCAAGCTGCTCAGGGAGCTACGGGCAAGCGAATTACGCCGTTACAGTTAA
- a CDS encoding biotin--[acetyl-CoA-carboxylase] ligase, which translates to MEAIRALEKNNILGEWGTLIAVEQSHGRGQLRRHWISPPGNLHASALLPATPKEGIWRGAMNDLLPLVCGYLLSDGLALAGAQTQIKWPNDLLQNNRKIGGILIEEQGGVDILGFGLNFVQSPPDALMRENHSVSAAVLQTEFGSLGVLELWETLVNHSKRVYDFVLGELTPSQFRSALTNRLAWLGKQILVQEGDKEAYFAKVVGISSRGGLKVCHAEGEGVLFSGSIAPL; encoded by the coding sequence ATGGAGGCAATTCGTGCTCTGGAGAAGAATAATATACTTGGAGAATGGGGCACTCTCATTGCTGTTGAACAAAGTCATGGGCGCGGGCAATTGAGGCGTCATTGGATCTCTCCGCCTGGCAATCTCCATGCTTCAGCTCTTCTTCCAGCAACGCCAAAAGAGGGGATTTGGAGAGGTGCAATGAATGATCTTCTTCCTCTTGTCTGTGGCTATCTTTTATCAGATGGACTTGCTCTCGCGGGTGCTCAAACTCAAATAAAATGGCCCAACGACCTTCTCCAAAATAATCGTAAAATTGGTGGGATCCTGATTGAAGAGCAAGGAGGGGTAGATATTCTTGGATTCGGGTTGAATTTTGTTCAGTCTCCACCTGATGCGCTCATGCGCGAAAATCATTCTGTTTCAGCGGCTGTTTTGCAAACAGAGTTTGGTTCATTGGGGGTCCTTGAGCTCTGGGAAACCCTTGTGAACCACAGTAAAAGGGTGTATGACTTTGTGCTTGGCGAGTTGACTCCATCCCAATTCCGTTCGGCCCTCACCAATCGGCTTGCATGGTTAGGCAAGCAGATTTTGGTCCAGGAAGGGGATAAAGAAGCCTATTTTGCCAAGGTCGTCGGAATTTCATCTCGTGGTGGACTCAAGGTTTGTCACGCAGAAGGGGAAGGAGTTCTCTTCTCCGGTTCAATTGCCCCTCTATAG
- a CDS encoding pyruvate carboxylase encodes MQPKSFEKVLEEVKGKRILVANRGIPARRISRSITEMFNAKAIMTATDVDKTSPATSGANELLMLGADPRAYLDLDRVIRKAKANDAVAIHPGWGFGAEDDSFPAKCKEAGLIFIGPPQEPMRILGNKVAVRKLAQEQNVPVVPGSEGAVSIPEARVIAQEIGFPVMLKAEGGGGGRGIYEVYKEEDLENAFSKASALAQASFGNPRLYVEKLLTSVRHIEIQVVADMYGNVFCFDERDCSVQRNHQKLIEITPSPWPKYTEELRQQLKEYSRRLVSAVGYYSLATVEFLVDKDCVPYLIEVNTRLQVEHGITECRYGIDLVEEQIAIAFGAELRLSDEKTKAYQWAFQCRINCEDPQKNFEPNSGRITRYVSPGGQGIRIDSCIGDGYRFPSNYDSAAALLISYGNSWHKVVALMKRALREYMIGGLKTTIPFHRKIIEHQKFVDADYDTNFVRQNYAELMDYSDREPDSLRMTRLIAEISALGYNKYLQLGEYRGRDDKRVGRFELAEPPEISTWFEPHFVRGMDRDTILDTLRADREAGIINMTDTTTRDITQSNSGNRFRLAEDAIVGPSLDKCGFFSLENGGGAHFHVAMLANMTYPFLEAAEWNRFAPKSLKQILIRSTNVLGYKPQPKNAMRMTGEMINEHYDVIRCFDFLNHIENMRPFAEVALNSTKNVFEPSLSLSWAKGFTVERYLTVTSEIVRMCADVAGVSEKKAQKLFILGLKDMAGVCPPRFMRELIGAITKKYPELVIHSHRHYTDGLFVPTMGAAAEAGAHIIDVAVGASVRWYGQGEVLSTATYIEDEVGLKTHIDKDMVRATNFRLKQIMPYYDRYTAPYFQGIDHDVVRHGMPGGATSSSQEGALKQGYIKLLPYMLKFLEGTRKIVRYHDVTPGSQITWNTAFLGVTGAYKRGGEREVRRILNMLDIANLCREEELTNLEREARLDIYRDSNDAFRNLLLGKFGKLPLGFPADWVYQSAFGKGWETAIAERTEDSPLTTLPDVDLPAEKAALQKRLHRQPTEEEFIMYLNHPGDAITTIEFCEKFGNVNNLPVDVWFEGLEKGEVLNFQGNCKKPHRMRILDISEPDENGMTVVRYVLDSEIMSHQVKVAEPDSGGKDSTEMADPTNQYHVGSPSNGDLWVTHVHPGDKVKAGEELFNISIMKQEKSVLSPVNGTVRRVIKSGNYTEDKKMIPVVEGELIVELGPVAGSCPTCKHEIPGEEYNFCPNCGQKV; translated from the coding sequence ATGCAACCGAAGTCCTTTGAAAAGGTGCTTGAAGAGGTTAAGGGGAAACGCATTCTTGTTGCCAACCGGGGAATCCCGGCTCGGCGTATTTCCCGTTCAATTACTGAGATGTTCAACGCAAAGGCGATCATGACCGCCACGGATGTTGATAAAACATCTCCCGCAACCTCAGGAGCCAATGAGCTGCTCATGCTCGGCGCAGATCCGCGTGCTTATCTTGATCTTGACCGAGTTATTCGAAAAGCCAAGGCCAACGATGCCGTAGCCATTCATCCTGGATGGGGATTTGGTGCCGAAGATGATTCTTTTCCGGCTAAGTGTAAAGAGGCCGGTCTGATTTTTATCGGTCCTCCACAAGAACCGATGAGAATACTCGGAAATAAAGTTGCGGTTAGGAAGTTGGCGCAAGAGCAAAATGTTCCTGTTGTCCCGGGCTCAGAGGGAGCCGTTTCGATCCCTGAGGCCCGTGTGATTGCACAGGAGATTGGTTTCCCTGTGATGCTTAAGGCTGAGGGGGGCGGTGGTGGCCGTGGGATTTATGAAGTTTACAAAGAAGAGGATTTGGAAAACGCTTTTTCCAAAGCATCGGCTTTAGCTCAGGCTTCTTTTGGAAATCCTAGGCTCTATGTAGAAAAATTATTGACTTCTGTTCGGCATATCGAAATTCAGGTTGTTGCCGATATGTACGGCAATGTCTTTTGCTTTGATGAAAGAGATTGTTCAGTCCAAAGAAATCATCAAAAGCTGATTGAGATAACTCCATCACCTTGGCCAAAGTATACAGAAGAGCTTCGCCAACAGCTGAAGGAATACTCTCGGCGTCTTGTTTCTGCCGTTGGGTATTACTCGCTGGCAACAGTGGAATTTCTTGTTGATAAAGATTGTGTGCCCTATTTGATTGAGGTCAATACCCGTCTTCAGGTTGAGCATGGTATTACGGAATGCCGGTATGGAATTGATCTTGTCGAAGAACAGATTGCCATTGCTTTCGGTGCTGAACTCAGGCTGAGTGACGAGAAGACAAAGGCTTACCAGTGGGCTTTCCAGTGCCGCATCAACTGTGAAGATCCCCAGAAAAATTTTGAACCTAATTCTGGTCGAATCACACGATATGTTTCACCGGGTGGCCAGGGAATCAGGATCGATTCCTGTATTGGTGACGGCTACAGATTCCCATCCAATTATGACTCTGCTGCTGCACTGCTGATTTCTTACGGTAACTCCTGGCATAAGGTTGTTGCCCTGATGAAGCGCGCTCTACGAGAGTACATGATTGGTGGATTGAAGACGACTATTCCGTTTCATAGAAAGATCATTGAGCATCAAAAGTTTGTTGATGCCGACTATGATACCAACTTTGTACGGCAAAATTACGCAGAATTAATGGACTATTCTGATAGAGAACCGGATTCTTTGCGTATGACTCGTTTAATCGCCGAAATTTCTGCACTGGGATACAATAAATATCTCCAACTTGGAGAGTATAGAGGGCGCGATGATAAACGTGTAGGACGTTTCGAGTTGGCTGAACCACCGGAAATTTCTACATGGTTTGAACCGCACTTTGTGCGCGGAATGGATAGAGATACCATTCTTGATACGTTGCGAGCCGATCGTGAAGCCGGAATAATCAATATGACGGATACGACCACTCGTGACATTACGCAATCAAATAGCGGCAATAGGTTTCGCTTAGCTGAAGATGCCATTGTTGGGCCCAGCCTTGATAAGTGTGGTTTCTTTTCACTCGAAAATGGTGGTGGAGCACATTTCCATGTCGCTATGCTTGCCAATATGACATACCCCTTTCTTGAGGCTGCAGAATGGAACAGATTTGCTCCGAAGTCATTGAAGCAGATATTGATTCGTTCTACAAATGTATTGGGATATAAGCCTCAGCCAAAGAATGCCATGCGTATGACTGGGGAGATGATCAATGAACATTACGATGTTATCCGGTGTTTTGATTTTCTTAACCACATAGAGAATATGCGGCCATTTGCGGAAGTGGCTTTGAATTCAACAAAGAATGTTTTCGAGCCGTCGCTTTCTTTGTCTTGGGCCAAAGGGTTTACGGTGGAGCGCTATTTAACTGTGACATCTGAGATTGTTCGCATGTGTGCAGACGTCGCAGGGGTCAGTGAGAAAAAAGCGCAAAAACTATTCATTCTCGGTCTCAAAGATATGGCTGGAGTTTGTCCTCCCAGATTCATGCGTGAGTTGATTGGTGCAATAACAAAGAAATACCCTGAATTGGTTATCCATAGCCATCGTCATTACACTGATGGGTTGTTTGTTCCAACCATGGGAGCTGCAGCTGAAGCCGGTGCCCATATTATCGATGTTGCTGTTGGTGCTTCTGTTCGTTGGTACGGACAAGGAGAAGTCTTATCTACAGCAACGTACATCGAGGATGAAGTGGGTCTGAAGACTCATATTGATAAAGATATGGTTCGGGCTACCAACTTTCGGCTCAAGCAGATAATGCCTTATTATGACCGCTATACCGCACCATATTTCCAAGGCATTGATCATGATGTCGTTCGGCATGGCATGCCGGGCGGAGCGACGTCTTCTTCTCAAGAAGGAGCGCTGAAGCAAGGATACATCAAATTGCTGCCATATATGTTGAAATTTTTGGAAGGAACACGCAAGATAGTACGGTATCATGATGTGACCCCTGGATCGCAGATAACTTGGAATACTGCTTTTCTGGGAGTTACAGGTGCATATAAGCGCGGAGGAGAGCGTGAGGTTCGTCGGATACTCAATATGCTCGACATTGCGAATCTTTGTCGAGAAGAGGAATTGACCAATCTTGAAAGAGAAGCTCGTTTGGATATCTATCGGGATTCCAATGATGCCTTTAGGAATTTGCTTCTTGGAAAATTCGGCAAGCTCCCTCTTGGATTTCCTGCTGACTGGGTCTATCAGTCCGCTTTTGGAAAAGGATGGGAAACTGCAATAGCGGAACGCACAGAAGATTCCCCTCTTACAACGTTGCCCGATGTAGACCTGCCTGCTGAAAAAGCTGCTTTACAAAAAAGATTACATCGTCAGCCGACGGAAGAAGAATTTATCATGTATCTCAATCATCCTGGTGATGCCATCACGACGATCGAGTTTTGTGAGAAGTTTGGTAATGTTAATAATTTGCCAGTTGACGTTTGGTTTGAAGGCTTGGAGAAAGGCGAAGTCCTGAATTTTCAAGGGAATTGTAAAAAGCCCCATAGAATGAGAATTTTAGACATTTCAGAACCAGATGAGAATGGGATGACTGTTGTTCGATATGTCTTGGATTCAGAGATAATGAGTCATCAGGTAAAAGTGGCCGAACCAGACAGTGGAGGAAAGGATTCAACAGAGATGGCAGATCCGACCAATCAATACCATGTAGGATCACCCAGCAACGGAGATCTTTGGGTGACACATGTTCATCCTGGTGACAAGGTCAAAGCTGGAGAAGAGCTCTTTAATATATCTATCATGAAACAAGAAAAATCTGTTTTATCTCCTGTGAACGGCACTGTTCGTCGGGTGATTAAATCTGGTAATTATACAGAAGATAAAAAGATGATTCCCGTTGTTGAAGGTGAGTTGATTGTTGAGCTTGGGCCTGTCGCAGGTTCCTGCCCCACATGTAAGCATGAGATTCCCGGAGAAGAGTATAATTTCTGTCCCAACTGTGGCCAGAAGGTATAA
- a CDS encoding PEP/pyruvate-binding domain-containing protein, translated as MAKTQKKPVQKGANNATLKAEAKAESLKEKLVLNGAEIELIGEDAELLVGGKNYNTAIISQIQGIRAPEFRAISSHVFHTILDDTKVNAAVVRATVDKEYNKIDWNSDEVNEDSEFLQHFVREVGKKIREQADKQSGTSIKLRTFVNNVVEGFATSPEGIDQLRMRSVLVQSAILSVELPVEIQKEVKEAYLSICSEAGMDDVPVAVRSSAAGEDSRKKAFAGLQDTYLNIVGPETCLEAYHWDCASAYNLRSMTYRREAILDAITKAEETGDDSIAENAKKEWAIEHTSLSVCIMRMINPVISGTAFSADTATGCRGTDRNDLVSIDTSYGLGEAVVGGMVTPDKFYVFQRDGGHEVVIRYMGCKEKKIVYKEDGSGTHVVKVPENEVARWALSIAQAEMVAQGVRAISKAYGGMIMDTEFCIDKTDRLWFVQARPETRWNEDYELHPDTIFMRRLEVDKKAVDSAEVILEGNGASRGAGQGTVRYLRSALELNKVNKGDILAAERTDPDMVPGMRIASAILADVGGDTSHAAITSRELGIPAIIGIQRLEALRSLDGQQVTVDGSRGKVYRGELPLVEVGGEINVANLPATQTKVGLILADVGQSLFLSRLRNVPDFEVGLLRAEFMLGNIGVHPMALEAYDKDDLNDLVDQKLMEMDKRLTKVMKEQLADGLIRMPLKLREYVGLITGLSKEMDSLAEQEGSRSTDGVLAMHRKLREMDHKLDDHITHATERLDVLKTSIDLDAHIAVILGFHDMLEPMPEPRTEYWKARQEHEQIVANYVKKLKDEPEVVAYLDEVTALREEVALKMGLKSEMDEVATLPDRIRGILEARGYTTGKENYIQTLSQGLALFAMAFYGSNIVYRTTDFKSNEYRNLLGGSLFEAYEDNPMIGYRGVSRNIHDWELEAFKLARGIYGGKNLSIMFPFVRTLEEARSMKRYLRQVHNLESGKDDLKIILMAEIPSNAILCKEFLEEVDGFSIGSNDMTQMVLATDRDNASLQHIYDEEDPAVVWAILCAIFAGQKVGKKVGFCGQGVSNSVILRGLVTIAGIVSASVVPDTYHQTKIDMAAIEAENIKTRDLGAWLKKQHMNKLCELLENNSYGHILKKYKSPEDFMEWYEGELDRFSEQLREHMETPKEEFYRQEMEQFRGTFHKPVIYASWNWDNTVADAMKHAGFDSFDEQEAALEVQRSKLW; from the coding sequence ATGGCCAAGACCCAGAAAAAGCCCGTTCAAAAAGGTGCGAATAACGCGACCCTAAAAGCGGAAGCGAAAGCTGAGAGTCTCAAAGAAAAGTTGGTCCTCAATGGAGCCGAGATAGAACTCATCGGTGAAGATGCGGAACTTCTTGTCGGCGGTAAGAATTACAATACTGCTATTATCAGCCAGATCCAGGGCATCAGAGCTCCTGAATTCAGGGCTATCTCCTCACATGTTTTTCATACTATTTTAGATGACACCAAGGTCAATGCAGCTGTGGTTCGTGCCACAGTTGATAAAGAGTATAATAAAATAGATTGGAATTCCGATGAAGTGAACGAAGACTCTGAGTTCCTTCAGCATTTCGTTCGTGAAGTTGGAAAAAAGATTCGTGAACAAGCAGATAAGCAATCTGGAACTTCCATCAAACTGCGTACGTTCGTTAATAATGTCGTTGAAGGATTCGCAACTTCCCCAGAGGGGATTGATCAGTTGAGAATGCGGTCAGTCCTTGTGCAGTCTGCAATTTTGTCAGTAGAATTGCCTGTAGAGATTCAGAAGGAAGTCAAAGAGGCATATCTTTCTATATGCAGTGAAGCTGGAATGGACGATGTGCCTGTTGCTGTGCGTTCATCTGCCGCTGGTGAGGACAGCCGCAAAAAGGCTTTTGCCGGGCTTCAGGATACATATTTAAATATTGTTGGACCAGAAACATGTCTTGAGGCGTACCACTGGGATTGTGCTTCAGCATATAATCTTCGTTCAATGACATATCGGCGTGAAGCCATTCTTGATGCCATCACCAAGGCAGAAGAGACTGGTGATGATTCCATTGCAGAGAATGCAAAAAAAGAATGGGCCATTGAACACACTTCCTTATCTGTTTGCATCATGCGCATGATCAATCCTGTTATCTCAGGGACAGCTTTTAGCGCAGATACCGCTACAGGATGTCGGGGAACAGATCGTAATGATCTGGTCTCCATCGACACAAGTTACGGACTTGGCGAAGCAGTTGTTGGAGGCATGGTTACTCCTGATAAATTTTATGTTTTCCAGCGTGATGGCGGTCATGAAGTTGTTATCCGTTATATGGGATGCAAGGAAAAGAAGATCGTTTACAAGGAAGACGGCAGTGGGACTCATGTCGTAAAGGTTCCTGAAAACGAGGTGGCTCGGTGGGCTTTGTCGATTGCTCAAGCTGAGATGGTTGCTCAGGGAGTTCGTGCTATTTCGAAAGCGTATGGCGGAATGATTATGGATACAGAATTTTGTATCGATAAAACAGACCGCCTTTGGTTCGTACAGGCTCGACCAGAGACTCGTTGGAATGAAGATTATGAGTTGCACCCCGATACAATATTTATGCGCCGCCTTGAAGTTGATAAGAAAGCTGTCGACTCTGCCGAGGTTATTCTTGAAGGTAATGGAGCCTCGCGTGGTGCTGGGCAGGGGACTGTCCGGTATCTTCGTTCTGCCTTGGAACTTAACAAGGTAAACAAAGGCGACATACTCGCTGCTGAACGGACTGATCCGGATATGGTCCCTGGAATGCGTATCGCTTCAGCCATTTTAGCTGATGTTGGGGGAGATACGAGTCATGCTGCCATCACTTCGCGAGAGCTTGGGATTCCAGCAATTATTGGAATTCAACGTCTTGAGGCTTTACGTTCTCTGGATGGCCAACAGGTCACAGTCGATGGCTCTCGTGGAAAGGTCTACCGAGGAGAGCTTCCTCTTGTTGAAGTTGGTGGTGAAATCAATGTAGCCAACTTGCCTGCAACTCAAACAAAAGTCGGTCTCATTCTTGCGGATGTAGGACAGTCTTTGTTTCTCTCACGGTTACGCAATGTCCCTGACTTTGAGGTTGGATTGCTCCGCGCTGAGTTTATGCTTGGAAATATTGGGGTTCACCCAATGGCTCTTGAAGCATATGACAAGGATGACCTTAACGACCTTGTTGATCAAAAGCTCATGGAAATGGACAAGCGGTTGACTAAGGTTATGAAAGAGCAGTTGGCGGATGGCTTGATTCGTATGCCGCTTAAATTACGTGAATATGTTGGTTTGATTACAGGACTTTCCAAAGAAATGGACTCATTGGCTGAGCAAGAAGGTTCGCGCAGTACGGATGGAGTACTTGCCATGCATCGTAAGTTGCGTGAAATGGACCACAAGCTTGATGATCACATTACTCATGCTACCGAGCGTTTGGATGTTCTGAAAACGTCTATTGACTTGGATGCCCACATAGCTGTTATTCTCGGTTTTCATGACATGTTGGAGCCTATGCCGGAACCCCGGACGGAGTACTGGAAAGCTCGTCAAGAGCATGAGCAGATAGTCGCTAACTATGTTAAAAAATTAAAAGATGAACCTGAAGTTGTCGCTTACCTTGATGAAGTTACAGCACTTCGAGAAGAAGTGGCTCTCAAGATGGGGCTGAAATCCGAGATGGATGAAGTTGCAACACTGCCGGACAGGATTCGTGGAATTCTCGAGGCACGAGGGTACACGACAGGTAAAGAAAACTATATTCAGACACTGTCACAAGGCTTAGCCCTTTTTGCCATGGCTTTCTATGGAAGCAATATCGTTTATCGGACTACAGACTTCAAATCGAATGAGTACCGTAATCTTTTGGGTGGTTCTTTATTTGAGGCCTATGAAGATAATCCTATGATCGGCTACCGAGGTGTGTCCAGAAATATACACGACTGGGAACTTGAAGCATTCAAGCTTGCACGTGGTATTTATGGTGGTAAGAATTTGAGTATTATGTTCCCATTTGTGCGGACTCTTGAAGAAGCTCGCAGTATGAAACGTTATCTTCGTCAGGTTCATAACCTCGAATCAGGAAAAGATGATCTGAAAATAATCCTGATGGCTGAAATTCCCAGTAACGCCATATTATGCAAGGAATTCCTGGAGGAGGTTGACGGTTTTTCCATAGGGTCCAACGATATGACTCAAATGGTTTTAGCTACAGATCGAGATAATGCCAGTCTTCAGCATATCTATGACGAAGAAGATCCAGCTGTTGTTTGGGCTATTCTTTGTGCTATTTTTGCCGGGCAGAAAGTAGGCAAGAAGGTCGGTTTTTGTGGGCAAGGCGTGAGTAACAGTGTGATCCTGCGAGGGCTTGTGACCATTGCCGGTATTGTTTCAGCATCTGTTGTGCCAGATACCTATCACCAAACAAAAATTGATATGGCAGCAATTGAAGCCGAAAATATTAAGACCCGCGATCTTGGGGCATGGTTGAAAAAACAACACATGAATAAATTGTGTGAATTATTGGAGAACAACAGCTACGGCCATATTCTCAAAAAATATAAATCCCCTGAAGATTTCATGGAATGGTACGAAGGAGAACTGGATCGTTTTAGTGAACAGCTTCGTGAGCATATGGAAACGCCAAAAGAAGAATTCTATCGTCAGGAAATGGAACAATTCCGAGGTACTTTTCATAAGCCTGTCATCTATGCGAGTTGGAATTGGGACAATACAGTCGCAGACGCAATGAAGCATGCTGGATTTGATTCTTTTGATGAACAGGAAGCAGCTTTGGAGGTCCAACGTTCAAAGCTGTGGTAG
- a CDS encoding FMN-dependent NADH-azoreductase: protein MSKVLYIKASPRGARSHSIQLADAFIAALKIHSPDSEIIEKDLFAMDLPELNNDTLVGKYNIMHGRDFSEKDKENWASVEKVIEEFKAADKLVFAIPMWNFSIPYRLKHFMDIVAQPTYTFLAGPDGYKGLVQAKAFIAYSRGGDYTDDSPYNFQASYMKHYLGFIGVTDIQSIAVQPTLGTPEARDTSKGKAIERAQEIAKKF from the coding sequence ATGAGTAAGGTTCTTTACATCAAAGCCTCGCCGAGGGGGGCTCGTTCACATTCAATTCAATTAGCTGACGCTTTTATTGCTGCACTCAAAATCCATTCACCAGATTCAGAAATCATTGAAAAAGACCTTTTCGCAATGGATCTTCCAGAGTTGAATAACGATACTCTTGTCGGCAAATACAATATCATGCACGGAAGAGACTTTAGTGAAAAAGACAAAGAGAATTGGGCTTCTGTTGAAAAAGTTATTGAAGAATTCAAGGCTGCTGACAAACTGGTCTTTGCCATACCCATGTGGAATTTCTCAATACCATACCGCCTGAAGCACTTTATGGATATAGTGGCACAACCAACGTACACCTTCCTCGCCGGACCCGATGGCTACAAAGGATTAGTTCAAGCCAAAGCTTTTATAGCATACTCGCGAGGTGGAGATTACACAGACGATTCTCCATACAATTTCCAGGCCTCATATATGAAGCACTACCTCGGCTTCATAGGGGTTACAGATATTCAATCAATTGCAGTACAGCCGACTCTTGGGACCCCGGAAGCCAGAGATACATCCAAGGGAAAAGCAATAGAACGCGCTCAAGAAATCGCAAAGAAATTTTAA
- a CDS encoding flagellar protein FlaG: MNIPEISTELKVGIRSESGTPAQVVDETQGHNGSARAAPDITQKQDTSQQNRQPETFSKEKLDELVMDVEQFLERNDIQLKFNVLEEDDTVQVEIVDSDGKTIRKIPGDDLLKLSKSLKNLERGFLDEVS; encoded by the coding sequence ATGAATATCCCCGAAATAAGCACAGAATTAAAGGTTGGTATACGCTCGGAGAGTGGTACACCGGCTCAAGTTGTGGATGAGACACAAGGCCACAACGGATCAGCAAGAGCCGCTCCTGACATCACTCAAAAGCAGGATACTTCGCAACAAAATCGACAACCAGAAACATTTTCCAAAGAGAAGTTAGACGAACTCGTCATGGATGTTGAGCAATTCCTTGAAAGAAATGATATCCAGCTCAAGTTCAACGTTCTTGAAGAAGATGATACCGTACAGGTTGAAATAGTAGATAGCGACGGAAAAACTATACGCAAAATCCCTGGCGATGATCTTCTAAAGCTCTCAAAATCACTTAAAAATCTCGAACGTGGCTTTTTAGACGAAGTTTCTTAG